From Pseudonocardia autotrophica, one genomic window encodes:
- the hemE gene encoding uroporphyrinogen decarboxylase, producing the protein MTAGTAGSVSAVPRARRDLAGSPFLEAARGRRPSRLPVWFMRQAGRSLPEYRALRTDNGMLEACLTPDLTCEITLQPVRRHGVDAAILFSDIVVPLYLAGIGVDIVPGTGPVVDAPVRTAADVEALPELAPEQVGRVAEAIGLLLPELGDTPLIGFAGAPFTLASYLIEGGPSRNHERTKALMRAEPQVWHALMAKLSRSTLTFLQQQAAAGVDALQLFDSWAGALSERDYREFVLPHSTAVLGALAGTGLPRIHFGVGTAELYGAMTEAGADVIGVDWRTPLDVAARRAGGAVPVQGNLDPAVLFAGQESIDADVARIAAEGARCPGHVFNLGHGVLPQTDPDVITRTIEAVHAQPTG; encoded by the coding sequence ATGACAGCAGGTACAGCAGGCTCCGTCTCCGCCGTCCCCCGGGCCCGGCGGGACCTGGCCGGATCCCCGTTCCTCGAGGCCGCGCGCGGGCGTCGTCCGTCGCGGCTGCCCGTGTGGTTCATGCGCCAGGCCGGGCGCTCGTTGCCCGAGTACCGCGCGCTGCGGACCGACAACGGGATGCTCGAGGCCTGCCTGACCCCCGACCTCACCTGTGAGATCACGCTGCAGCCCGTGCGCAGGCACGGTGTCGACGCGGCGATCCTGTTCTCCGACATCGTGGTGCCGCTGTACCTGGCGGGCATCGGGGTGGACATCGTGCCGGGCACCGGCCCGGTGGTGGACGCGCCGGTGCGCACCGCTGCCGACGTCGAGGCCCTGCCGGAGCTGGCCCCCGAGCAGGTGGGCCGGGTGGCGGAGGCCATCGGGCTGTTGCTACCGGAGCTGGGGGACACGCCGCTGATCGGTTTCGCCGGTGCCCCCTTCACCCTCGCGTCCTACCTGATCGAAGGTGGCCCGAGCCGCAACCACGAGCGGACCAAGGCGCTGATGCGCGCGGAGCCGCAGGTGTGGCACGCGCTGATGGCCAAGCTGTCCCGCTCGACCCTGACGTTCCTGCAGCAGCAGGCCGCGGCCGGGGTCGACGCCCTGCAGCTGTTCGACTCCTGGGCCGGCGCGCTGTCCGAGCGGGACTACCGCGAATTCGTCCTCCCGCACTCGACGGCGGTGCTCGGTGCGCTCGCCGGGACCGGCCTGCCGCGGATCCACTTCGGTGTCGGCACCGCCGAGCTGTACGGCGCGATGACCGAGGCCGGTGCGGACGTGATCGGCGTCGACTGGCGCACCCCGCTCGACGTCGCCGCGCGCCGTGCCGGCGGTGCCGTCCCGGTGCAGGGCAACCTCGATCCGGCGGTGCTGTTCGCCGGGCAGGAGTCGATCGACGCCGATGTCGCGCGGATCGCGGCGGAGGGTGCCCGCTGCCCGGGCCACGTGTTCAACCTCGGGCACGGGGTGCTGCCGCAGACCGATCCCGACGTCATCACCCGCACGATCGAGGCCGTCCACGCCCAGCCGACCGGGTGA
- a CDS encoding LuxR C-terminal-related transcriptional regulator produces MLSPGIVPQPREELFTVLVVDDHPLLREAIAGRLRSMGAGTVHEAASVTEARARAHAAGPCDLAILDLTLPDGSGLDLVSELRSLGWNRLVVLASSDDPYAVRSAFQAGAQAYLLKSASPSIVTDGVKRVLDGGVYADPTVAPLLATGSRVPGTDNTPRELSAREVEVLQLVADGQSNKEIGEALNLSALTVKSHLSRIGRKLGTGDRAQMVALAMRAGVIR; encoded by the coding sequence GTGCTCTCGCCGGGGATCGTCCCGCAGCCACGGGAGGAGCTGTTCACGGTTCTCGTCGTGGACGACCACCCGCTGCTGCGGGAGGCGATCGCCGGCAGGCTCCGCTCGATGGGGGCCGGCACGGTGCACGAGGCCGCCTCAGTCACCGAGGCACGGGCCCGCGCCCATGCGGCAGGGCCGTGTGATCTCGCGATCCTCGACCTGACCCTGCCGGACGGCAGCGGTCTGGACCTGGTGAGCGAGCTGCGGTCGCTCGGGTGGAACCGGCTCGTCGTTCTGGCGTCCTCGGACGACCCGTACGCGGTCCGCTCGGCGTTCCAGGCCGGGGCGCAGGCGTACCTGCTGAAGTCCGCTTCTCCGTCGATCGTGACCGACGGCGTCAAGCGGGTGCTCGACGGCGGCGTCTACGCCGACCCGACGGTCGCCCCGCTGCTGGCGACGGGCTCGCGGGTCCCCGGCACCGACAACACTCCTCGCGAGCTCTCCGCCCGTGAGGTCGAGGTGCTCCAGCTGGTCGCCGACGGCCAGTCCAACAAGGAGATCGGCGAGGCACTGAACCTCTCCGCGCTCACGGTGAAGAGCCACCTGTCCCGGATAGGGCGCAAGCTCGGCACCGGCGATCGCGCACAGATGGTGGCGCTCGCGATGCGTGCGGGGGTCATTCGCTGA
- a CDS encoding HRDC domain-containing protein: protein MRTTGGTETRPPGHPSPDDSPDPVPLLSPADGLPEVTASPDALAEVADRLAGGTGPIAVDAERASGFRYSQRAYLVQLRRAGSGSALVDPIPLRGALAPLATALDGPEWVLHAASQDLPCLAEIDLLPGSLFDTELAGRLAGLPRVGLGPMVENLLGLSLEKGHGAADWSRRPLPEDWLVYAALDVEVLIELRDVLAGLLEEQGKTEWARQEFEAVRTAPPPGPRAEPWRRTSGIHKVRRPRPLAAARELWHARDTLAAERDIAPGRVLPDAAIVDAAVRNPESPQALAELPVFRGRSQRRLARYWFDALRRAAELPESELPRGSAPSDGPPPVSRWADRDPDAAARLTAARAALATVSDEHDIPVENLLQPDLLRRLCWTPPADGDVRGALAAGGARPWQADLLAPLLEPVLAPA from the coding sequence ATGCGGACGACAGGCGGTACGGAGACCCGGCCGCCCGGTCATCCGTCCCCGGACGATTCACCCGATCCGGTTCCCCTGCTCAGTCCGGCCGACGGTCTGCCCGAGGTGACGGCGTCTCCGGACGCTCTCGCCGAGGTGGCCGACCGGCTCGCCGGGGGAACCGGCCCGATCGCGGTCGACGCCGAGCGCGCATCCGGATTCCGCTACTCGCAGCGCGCCTACCTGGTGCAGCTGCGACGGGCGGGCTCCGGCTCGGCGCTGGTCGACCCGATCCCGCTGCGCGGTGCGCTCGCTCCCCTCGCCACCGCACTCGACGGTCCCGAATGGGTGCTGCACGCCGCGTCCCAGGACCTGCCCTGCCTCGCCGAGATCGATCTGCTCCCCGGATCGCTGTTCGACACCGAGCTGGCCGGGCGGCTGGCCGGGCTGCCCCGGGTCGGCCTCGGCCCGATGGTGGAGAACCTGCTGGGACTGTCCCTGGAGAAGGGCCACGGCGCGGCCGACTGGTCGCGCCGGCCGCTGCCGGAGGACTGGCTGGTCTATGCCGCGCTCGACGTCGAGGTGCTGATCGAGCTGCGCGACGTGCTCGCCGGCCTGCTCGAGGAGCAGGGCAAGACCGAATGGGCCCGCCAGGAGTTCGAGGCCGTCCGCACCGCTCCGCCGCCGGGCCCGCGTGCCGAACCGTGGCGCCGGACCTCCGGGATCCACAAGGTGCGCAGGCCCCGGCCGCTGGCCGCGGCCCGCGAGCTGTGGCACGCCAGGGACACTCTCGCCGCCGAGCGGGACATCGCACCCGGCCGGGTGCTGCCGGATGCGGCGATCGTCGACGCGGCCGTCCGGAACCCGGAGTCGCCGCAGGCGCTCGCCGAGCTCCCGGTCTTCCGCGGCCGGTCGCAGCGCCGGCTCGCCCGCTACTGGTTCGACGCGCTCCGCCGCGCCGCCGAGCTCCCCGAGTCCGAGCTGCCCCGCGGCTCCGCGCCGTCGGACGGTCCGCCCCCGGTGTCCCGGTGGGCCGATCGCGACCCGGATGCCGCCGCCCGGCTGACCGCTGCGCGTGCCGCACTGGCCACCGTCTCCGACGAGCACGACATCCCGGTGGAGAACCTGCTGCAACCCGATCTCCTGCGCCGGCTGTGCTGGACACCGCCCGCCGACGGCGACGTCCGCGGTGCACTCGCCGCCGGCGGCGCCCGGCCGTGGCAGGCCGATCTGCTGGCCCCGCTGCTCGAACCGGTCCTCGCCCCCGCCTGA
- a CDS encoding response regulator transcription factor, with protein MRVIVVEDEPAMADAVARGLRRDGIAVDVAYDGDEGSEKLSVTRYDVAVLDRDLPGRSGDELCDELVAAGGTTRVLMLTASGTLADKVEGLSRGADDYLAKPFDFPELVARVRALGRRATPALPPTLAAGDLVLDPARRMVVRSGRPVELTRKEFGVLEVLLAAGGAVVSSEELLERVWDENADPFTTTVRVTVMTLRKKIGEPALIETVVGAGYRVPDAAYTGIPPGSAAG; from the coding sequence ATGCGTGTGATCGTGGTCGAGGACGAGCCCGCCATGGCCGATGCGGTCGCCCGCGGCCTGCGTCGGGACGGGATCGCGGTCGACGTCGCGTACGACGGCGACGAGGGCTCGGAGAAGCTGTCGGTGACCCGGTATGACGTCGCCGTGCTCGACCGGGACCTGCCCGGCCGCAGCGGTGACGAGCTGTGCGACGAGCTCGTCGCCGCCGGTGGCACCACCCGGGTTCTGATGCTCACCGCGTCGGGCACCCTCGCGGACAAGGTCGAGGGGCTCTCCCGCGGCGCCGACGACTACCTGGCCAAGCCGTTCGACTTCCCCGAGCTGGTCGCGCGGGTCCGCGCACTGGGCCGCCGGGCCACCCCGGCCCTGCCGCCGACGCTGGCCGCCGGTGATCTCGTACTGGACCCGGCCCGGCGGATGGTCGTCCGGTCCGGGCGTCCGGTCGAGCTCACCCGCAAGGAGTTCGGCGTGCTGGAGGTGCTGCTCGCCGCCGGCGGTGCGGTCGTCTCGTCGGAGGAGCTGCTGGAGCGGGTCTGGGACGAGAACGCCGACCCGTTCACCACCACCGTGCGGGTCACCGTGATGACCCTGCGCAAGAAGATCGGCGAGCCGGCCCTGATCGAGACGGTGGTCGGCGCCGGGTACCGGGTGCCGGACGCCGCGTACACCGGCATCCCGCCCGGGTCGGCCGCGGGCTGA
- a CDS encoding sensor histidine kinase, with protein MHRLRPRLTALATVLVAVVAGLLLWLGWMLVGAAVAGTPALPGTVVVNGVPVPAETARDAIAASARDQVLRAGLIAFPLVVVAGAVTSWVLVGRLLEPLRRVVDTASRLSANSLDERVALDAARGEVAELAAAFDAMLDRLQAAFDAQRRFVANAGHELRTPLAVLRTEVDVTLQDPDADAAELRRMAEVVRDAGRRCDELVTGLLLLARTEATGPLTGADRVPVDLAGVLTAELSMIAPDVTARALTVRTDPRPAVVAGNEALLRRLVANLLENAVRHNRDGGWIEAGCDAGPGVLLRVVSSGPELAPDQVAELFEPFRRGPVARTAHTRGSGLGLSIVRAVAEAHGGTVSADAVPDGGLEVRVHLPGIDGRDVTPVDHEAPVATGDRVPDRRLPAFPER; from the coding sequence GTGCACCGCCTCCGGCCGCGGCTGACCGCGCTGGCCACCGTGCTGGTGGCGGTGGTCGCGGGCCTGTTGCTGTGGCTGGGCTGGATGCTCGTCGGCGCGGCGGTCGCCGGAACGCCGGCGCTCCCCGGGACGGTCGTGGTGAACGGGGTTCCGGTGCCGGCCGAGACGGCCAGGGACGCGATCGCCGCGTCCGCCCGGGACCAGGTGCTGCGGGCCGGACTGATCGCGTTCCCGCTGGTCGTCGTGGCCGGCGCGGTGACGTCGTGGGTGCTCGTGGGCCGGTTGCTCGAACCGCTGCGCCGGGTGGTCGACACCGCGTCGAGGCTCTCGGCGAACTCGTTGGACGAGCGGGTGGCCCTCGACGCGGCGCGGGGCGAGGTCGCGGAGCTGGCGGCGGCGTTCGACGCGATGCTGGACCGGCTGCAGGCGGCCTTCGACGCGCAGCGCCGGTTCGTCGCGAACGCCGGGCACGAGCTGCGCACGCCGCTCGCGGTGCTGCGCACCGAGGTCGACGTGACCCTGCAGGACCCGGACGCCGACGCGGCCGAGCTGCGCCGGATGGCCGAGGTGGTGCGGGACGCCGGCCGCCGCTGCGACGAGCTCGTCACCGGGTTGCTGCTGCTCGCCCGCACCGAGGCGACCGGCCCGCTGACCGGTGCCGACCGGGTCCCGGTGGACCTCGCCGGGGTGCTGACCGCCGAGCTGTCGATGATCGCCCCGGACGTCACCGCGCGGGCGCTGACCGTGCGCACCGATCCGCGGCCCGCGGTCGTCGCGGGCAACGAGGCGCTGCTCCGCCGGCTGGTGGCGAACCTGCTGGAGAACGCGGTGCGGCACAACCGGGACGGCGGCTGGATCGAGGCGGGCTGCGATGCCGGACCCGGGGTGCTGCTGCGGGTGGTCTCCTCCGGCCCGGAGCTGGCGCCGGATCAGGTGGCGGAGTTGTTCGAGCCGTTCCGCCGGGGACCGGTCGCCCGCACCGCGCACACCCGGGGATCCGGGCTGGGCCTGTCGATCGTCCGGGCGGTGGCGGAGGCGCACGGCGGCACCGTGTCCGCCGACGCCGTACCGGATGGTGGGTTGGAGGTTCGGGTGCATCTGCCCGGGATCGACGGCCGGGACGTCACGCCGGTGGACCACGAGGCGCCGGTGGCCACCGGTGATCGCGTCCCGGACCGGCGGTTGCCGGCCTTCCCCGAACGCTGA
- a CDS encoding DUF3000 domain-containing protein, translating to MPDPISPPPLFHRAVTSLASVAPRPELVVRALEAPPRLAPFSWATSVEADIGHRGDGTDDLDEPDTSGRLILLHDPEGQDRWQGTFRLVCFVQARLEVGQLGDDMLPSIGWSWLTDALEHAGADFTALGGTVTQTSSVRFGGLQGPDDHPPREDDVELRASWTPTESDADLARHAVAFGSLVATAAGLPPVGAVPLTRSPG from the coding sequence GTGCCGGACCCGATCTCCCCACCGCCGCTGTTCCATCGGGCAGTGACCTCGCTCGCCTCGGTGGCCCCGCGCCCGGAGCTCGTGGTGCGCGCGCTCGAGGCGCCACCCCGGCTCGCGCCGTTCAGCTGGGCGACCAGCGTGGAGGCCGACATCGGCCACCGCGGTGACGGCACCGACGACCTGGACGAGCCGGACACCTCCGGCCGGCTGATCCTGTTGCACGACCCGGAGGGCCAGGACCGCTGGCAGGGCACCTTCCGGCTGGTCTGTTTCGTCCAGGCGCGGCTCGAGGTGGGCCAGCTCGGTGACGACATGCTGCCGAGCATCGGCTGGTCCTGGCTGACCGACGCACTGGAGCACGCGGGTGCGGATTTCACCGCACTGGGCGGCACCGTCACCCAGACGTCGTCGGTCCGTTTCGGTGGGCTCCAGGGCCCCGACGACCACCCTCCCCGGGAGGACGACGTCGAGCTGCGGGCCTCCTGGACGCCTACGGAGAGCGACGCGGACCTCGCCCGACACGCCGTCGCGTTCGGCTCGTTGGTGGCCACCGCGGCCGGGCTGCCCCCGGTCGGCGCCGTACCGTTGACTCGGTCACCCGGCTGA